One Argiope bruennichi chromosome 5, qqArgBrue1.1, whole genome shotgun sequence DNA segment encodes these proteins:
- the LOC129968606 gene encoding cytosolic Fe-S cluster assembly factor NUBP1 homolog, with translation MENSVPQHCPGVESEIAGKAEACAGCPNQKICSAAKPSEPDPDIDVIKQKMSSVKNVILILSGKGGVGKSTFTSMLAQILSEDDTKTVGVMDIDLCGPSMPRIFGVEQEQVHLSGSGWSPVFVEENLCVMSIGFLLKSPEEAVIWRGPKKNGLIKQFLKDVDWGELDYLLIDTPPGTSDEHLSISQYLQDTNLKGAIIVTTPQEASLLDVRKEINFCKKVKLEILGVVENMNMFVCPKCKHSSEIFPATTGGGQKMAEEMQVPFLGKIPLNSQIGKGCDEGRLFTKESDFIAKDILKSISESILKTIEP, from the exons ATGGAAAACAGTGTACCACAAC ATTGTCCTGGTGTTGAGAGTGAAATTGCTGGGAAAGCAGAAGCATGTGCTGGTTGCCCAAACCAAAAGATATGTTCAGCAGCAAAACCTAGTGAACCTGATCCTg acattgatgtcataaaacaaaaaatgtcttcagttaaaaatgtgattttaattttatctggTAAAGGAGGTGTTGGTAAAAGCACTTTTACTTCTATGTTGGCTCAAATATTATCAGAGGATGATACCAAAACa gtTGGAGTCATGGATATTGATTTATGTGGACCATCAATGCCTAGGATATTTGGAGTAGAACAAGAACag gtTCATCTAAGTGGCTCTGGTTGGTCTCCTGTA TTTGTTGAAGAGAATCTATGTGTGATGTCAATTGGTTTCCTACTTAAAAGTCCTGAAGAAGCTGTTATATGGCGAGGACCTAAAAAAAATG GTCTAATCAAACAGTTTCTAAAAGATGTTGATTGGGGAGAAttggattatttattaattgatacaCCTCCTGGAACATCAGATGAACACCTTTCAATTTCTCAGTATCTCCAAGATACTAATTTGAAAGGAGCTATCATTGTTACAACACCAcag GAAGCATCACTATTAGATGTAcgtaaggaaataaatttttgcaaaaaggTGAAACTAGAAATCCTAGGTGTagtagaaaatatgaatatgtttGTGTGTCCAAAGTGCAAG cattcaTCAGAAATATTCCCTGCAACCACAGGCGGTGGACAGAAAATGGCAGAGGAAATGCAGGTTCCTTTTTTGGGAAAAATTCCTTTAAACTCTCAAATAG gaAAAGGCTGTGATGAAGGTCGTTTATTTACCAAAGAAAGTGATTTTAtcgcaaaagatattttaaaatctatttcagaga gcaTTTTGAAGACTATTGAACCATAG
- the LOC129968605 gene encoding nuclear receptor-binding protein-like, translating to MTTTNIGMDQDKEIKAKSESCDDSEDESENLEESPCGRWLKRREEVQQRDIPGVDAAYLAMDTEEGVEVVWNEVKFSERKNFKYQEGKIRGVFDSLTQLDHPNIVKLHKYWIDMESEKPRVIFITEYMSSGSLKQFLKKTKHNVIKLPLPSWKRWCSQILSALNYLHSCSPPIIHGNLTCDTIFIQHNGLIKIGSVAPDAIHHHVKTYRKDLKNVHFIAPEYGIKTLPLLSHAVDVYSFGMCALEMAALEIPVNGDSGNQVTDEVINKTIESLENPLQKDFIRKCLSKNPADRPSVRELLFHPIIFEVHSLKLLAAHSVINFASYQSDQLTDEALRNRFKPQEEIVAFVPLKGKKTGPQIKMSEMQKVELEKFLDDVRTGIYPLTAYAATHTPIVQRRTTSPEMTDSAKSTSPEAQEVETRRIVNIMCNIKPQEQGQNFVMTILLRMDDKMNRQLSCEVTQQDTSCGLSEELVYHGFINREDKEMVSNLIGDTLSRRHIPDMPHPAYTDNYVEVKQDY from the coding sequence ATGACTACTACTAATATTGGTATGGATCaggataaagaaataaaagctaaGAGCGAAAGTTGTGATGATTCTGAAGATGAAAGCgaaaatttagaagaaagtcCGTGTGGCCGATGGTTAAAAAGAAGAGAAGAGGTTCAGCAGAGAGATATACCAGGCGTCGATGCTGCTTATCTCGCAATGGACACTGAAGAAGGAGTGGAAGTTGTCTGGAATGAAGTGAAATTctcagaaagaaagaattttaaatatcaagagGGGAAAATAAGGGGTGTTTTTGATAGTCTGACCCAATTGGATCATCCAAATATTGTTAAACTCCACAAATATTGGATTGACATGGAATCAGAAAAACCTAGAGTAATTTTCATCACCGAGTACATGTCAAGTGGCTCTCTAAAGCAATTTTTGAAGAAGACAAAGCATAATGTAATAAAGCTTCCTCTCCCGTCATGGAAGCGTTGGTGTTCTCAAATTCTTTCAGCTCTAAATTATTTGCACTCTTGTTCACCTCCTATCATCCATGGAAATTTAACATGTGATACTATATTTATTCAGCATAATGGCTTGATAAAAATTGGTTCTGTTGCTCCTGATGCCATACATCATCACGTGAAGACATACCGAAAggatttgaaaaatgttcattttatagCTCCTGAATATGGTATCAAAACTCTTCCTCTTCTAAGTCATGCTGTTGACGTTTATTCATTTGGGATGTGTGCTCTGGAAATGGCAGCTCTGGAGATACCAGTAAATGGTGATAGTGGAAATCAGGTCACAGATGAagtgataaataaaacaattgaatcTCTTGAGAATCCTTTACAGAAGGATTTCATCAGAAAGTGCCTTTCTAAAAATCCAGCTGATCGACCTAGTGTCCGTGAGCTGTTGTTTCATCCAATCATTTTTGAAGTTCATTCTTTAAAGCTCCTTGCTGCTCATTCTGTCATAAATTTTGCTTCTTACCAGTCAGATCAGCTCACAGATGAAGCATTGCGTAATAGGTTCAAGCCTCAAGAGGAAATCGTTGCTTTTGTGCCATTGAAAGGGAAGAAGACTGGCCCACAAATCAAGATGTCTGAAATGCAGAAGGTTGAGCTAGAAAAATTTTTGGATGATGTTCGTACTGGGATCTATCCATTGACCGCATATGCTGCTACTCATACACCCATTGTTCAGCGAAGGACTACGTCTCCCGAAATGACTGATTCTGCAAAATCGACATCACCAGAGGCACAAGAAGTGGAAACTCGACGAATTGTAAATATTATGTGCAACATTAAACCCCAAGAACAAGGCCAAAACTTTGTAATGACTATTTTATTAAGAATGGATGATAAAATGAATAGACAGTTGTCATGTGAGGTTACTCAGCAAGATACTTCATGTGGTCTTTCGGAAGAATTGGTCTATCATGGATTTATTAACCGTGAGGATAAAGAGATGGTTTCCAATTTGATTGGTGACACTTTGAGCCGTAGGCATATTCCCGACATGCCACATCCTGCTTATACTGATAACTATGTCGAAGTAAAACAAGATTACTAA